Proteins encoded in a region of the Raphanus sativus cultivar WK10039 chromosome 8, ASM80110v3, whole genome shotgun sequence genome:
- the LOC108822208 gene encoding uncharacterized protein LOC108822208: MGGGEPMDHHQQRISATKPEGVGQGKLYSPDHAIKVAAEVDENVGQGELYSPDHAIKISSEKPKLTNSEEEEERMLGLKSLAAVKDKVLEKLAAAAVPSESLENAKQFLEGVIKDLAGAAQGMTKDALHRIKTHLAVILPSLSPAVTGKIVDDAEKEAINGEEEDERKSKESSQDASAGKLTFSKL; this comes from the exons ATGGGAGGAGGAGAACCGATGGATCATCACCAACAACGAATCTCCGCCACGAAACCCGAAGGTGTGGGACAGGGGAAGCTCTACTCTCCTGACCACGCGATCAAAGTCGCCGCGGAAGTCGACGAGAACGTGGGACAGGGGGAACTCTATTCTCCTGACCACGCAATCAAAATCTCCTCCGAGAAGCCTAAGCTTACTAACTctgaggaggaagaggagaggaTGTTGGGGCTGAAGAGTCTCGCGGCGGTTAAGGATAAAGTGTTGGAGAAGCTAGCGGCCGCTGCGGTTCCGTCGGAGTCGCTGGAAAACGCTAAACAGTTTCTGGAAGGTGTGATTAAGGACTTGGCTGGAGCGGCGCAGGGGATGACTAAAGACGCGTTGCACCGGATTAAAACCCATCTCGCTGTTAttcttccctctctctctcctgcAGTCACCGGAAAG ATCGTGGACGATGCGGAGAAGGAAGCCATTAacggagaggaagaagatgagagaaaGTCAAAAGAGAGCTCGCAAGATGCATCCGCCGGAAAGTTAACTTTCTCAAAGCTTTGA
- the LOC108822209 gene encoding uncharacterized protein LOC108822209 produces MNKKEIFKLAKGFRGRAKNCIRIARERVEKALQYSYRDRRNKKREMRGLWIERINAGSRQHGVNYGNFIHGLMKENIQLNRKVLSELSMHEPYSFKALVDVSRKSFPGNKNVVQAPRKVDISSINA; encoded by the exons ATGAACAAGAAGGAGATCTTCAAGCTAGCCAAAGGATTCAGGGGAAGAGCGAAGAACTGCATAAGAATCGCGAGGGAGAGAGTGGAGAAAGCTCTTCAGTACTCTTACAGAGACAGGCGCAACAAAAAACGTGAGATGAGAGGTCTCTGGATCGAGCGTATCAACGCCGGCTCTCGTCAGCACGGA GTGAACTACGGTAACTTTATCCACGGACTGATGAAGGAGAACATCCAGCTTAACCGTAAAGTCCTCTCTGAGCTCTCTATGCATGAGCCTTACAGCTTCAAAGCACTCGTGGACGTCTCCCGCAAGTCCTTCCCTGGAAACAAGAACGTGGTCCAAGCGCCTCGGAAAGTGGACATTTCATCTATCAATGCCTAG
- the LOC108822207 gene encoding uncharacterized protein LOC108822207 isoform X2 — protein MEATVSMLEEEIMSLHFLLIQERNERKLAEYNLTHSLSPPNVTDLVKFTKKKETLRRKDLHRSKVPRSLQSCENANELSKEMIRCMRNIFVSLGETSAGSKSSQQIVAFSPTRKNASSSSTWWSPSEHSRISKWVQSPRVDIKKNSDVLATESSVFDPYRVQGKLSWADIGSYRSATEVASMSVEEKRLGYASDELWRFRHLVERLARVNPTELSHNEKLAFWINIYNALIMHAYLAYGVPKTDLKFFSLMQKAAYTVGGHSYNAATIEYMTLQMNPPLHRPQIALLLSILKLKVSEEQEQAGISKHEPLVSFALSCGMHSSPAVRIYSAENVGEELEDAQKDYIQASVGVSPRGKLIVPKMLHCFGKNFVDDSKVALWISRHLPPRQAAFVEQCIHRRQRWGFLDSSSSKCGVIPFDSRFRYLFLP, from the exons ATGGAAGCTACAGTCTCTATGCTCGAAGAAGAGATCATGTCTCTACACTTCTTGCTGATTCAAGAACGGAACGAGAGAAAACTTGCTGAGTACAACCTCACACATTCTCTCTCTCCACCT AATGTTACAGATTTGGTTaagtttaccaaaaagaaagaaacattacgCCGCAAAGATCTTCACAGAAGCAAAGTGCCTAGGTCTTTGCAAAGTTGTGAGAACGCTAATGAGCTATCCAAGGAGATGATAAGATGCATGAGAAACATATTTGTATCACTCGGAGAGACATCTGCAGGTTCCAAATCCTCTCAACAGATTGTTGCTTTCTCACCTACTCGCAAgaatgcatcatcatcatcaacatggTGGTCGCCTTCAGAACACTCGCGGATCTCCAAGTGGGTGCAGAGTCCACGAGTCGATATCAAGAAGAACTCAGATGTGTTAGCAACAGAGAGCAGCGTGTTTGATCCGTATAGAGTCCAAGGAAAGCTGAGCTGGGCTGATATAGGAAGCTACAGATCCGCAACTGAAGTGGCTTCCATGTCTGTTGAGGAGAAACGGCTCGGATATGCTTCAGATGAGTTATGGAGATTCAG ACACCTTGTAGAAAGACTTGCCAGAGTCAATCCGACAGAGCTAAGCCACAACGAGAAGCTCGCCTTCTGGATCAACATATACAATGCCTTGATCATGCAT GCATACTTGGCTTATGGCGTACCGAAAACCGACTTAAAGTTCTTCTCACTGATGCAAAAG GCTGCTTATACAGTTGGTGGGCATTCATACAATGCAGCTACTATTGAATACATGACTCTACAGATGAACCCTCCTCTGCATCGACCTCAGATA GCTCTGCTTCTCTCCATTCTCAAGCTGAAAGTATCAGAAGAGCAGGAACAGGCAGGGATAAGTAAACATGAACCTCTAGTGTCTTTCGCTCTCAGCTGCGGAATGCACTCATCGCCAGCG GTGAGGATATACTCAGCGGAGAACGTAGGAGAGGAACTTGAAGACGCTCAGAAAGATTATATCCAGGCGTCAGTAGGAGTGAGCCCCAGGGGGAAGTTGATTGTACCCAAGATGCTTCACTGTTTCGGCAAGAACTTTGTCGACGACAGCAAGGTTGCTCTGTGGATCTCACGGCACTTGCCACCTCGCCAGGCCGCATTTGTTGAGCAGTGTATTCACCGGAGACAACGTTGGGGGTTTCTGGATTCATCTAGTAGCAAATGCGGTGTGATTCCTTTTGATTCACGGTTCCGGTATCTGTTTCTTCCCTAA
- the LOC108822207 gene encoding uncharacterized protein LOC108822207 isoform X1, which produces MSRDSLLASKQGSSLSRFFQTKAVNHSQGLDSPKNTKFHHLYKFELEHDVKRLKDQLQKETALRALLLKASDQSHKIELSHTSSLPRSVQELLSSIVTMEATVSMLEEEIMSLHFLLIQERNERKLAEYNLTHSLSPPNVTDLVKFTKKKETLRRKDLHRSKVPRSLQSCENANELSKEMIRCMRNIFVSLGETSAGSKSSQQIVAFSPTRKNASSSSTWWSPSEHSRISKWVQSPRVDIKKNSDVLATESSVFDPYRVQGKLSWADIGSYRSATEVASMSVEEKRLGYASDELWRFRHLVERLARVNPTELSHNEKLAFWINIYNALIMHAYLAYGVPKTDLKFFSLMQKAAYTVGGHSYNAATIEYMTLQMNPPLHRPQIALLLSILKLKVSEEQEQAGISKHEPLVSFALSCGMHSSPAVRIYSAENVGEELEDAQKDYIQASVGVSPRGKLIVPKMLHCFGKNFVDDSKVALWISRHLPPRQAAFVEQCIHRRQRWGFLDSSSSKCGVIPFDSRFRYLFLP; this is translated from the exons ATGTCTAGAGACTCTCTGCTCGCTTCTAAACA AGGAAGTTCTTTGTCCAGATTCTTTCAGACCAAAGCAGTTAATCACTCTCAG GGTCTTGATTCTCCCAAGAACACCAAGTTTCACCACCTCTACAAGTTCGAACTCGAGCATGAT GTGAAGCGATTAAAAGATCAACTGCAAAAAGAGACTGCACTGCGCGCTCTATTGCTGAAAGCTTCTGATCAAAGCCACAAGATTGAGCTGTCTCACACTTCTTCCCTTCCACGTAGC GTTCAAGAACTTCTCTCCAGTATAGTAACTATGGAAGCTACAGTCTCTATGCTCGAAGAAGAGATCATGTCTCTACACTTCTTGCTGATTCAAGAACGGAACGAGAGAAAACTTGCTGAGTACAACCTCACACATTCTCTCTCTCCACCT AATGTTACAGATTTGGTTaagtttaccaaaaagaaagaaacattacgCCGCAAAGATCTTCACAGAAGCAAAGTGCCTAGGTCTTTGCAAAGTTGTGAGAACGCTAATGAGCTATCCAAGGAGATGATAAGATGCATGAGAAACATATTTGTATCACTCGGAGAGACATCTGCAGGTTCCAAATCCTCTCAACAGATTGTTGCTTTCTCACCTACTCGCAAgaatgcatcatcatcatcaacatggTGGTCGCCTTCAGAACACTCGCGGATCTCCAAGTGGGTGCAGAGTCCACGAGTCGATATCAAGAAGAACTCAGATGTGTTAGCAACAGAGAGCAGCGTGTTTGATCCGTATAGAGTCCAAGGAAAGCTGAGCTGGGCTGATATAGGAAGCTACAGATCCGCAACTGAAGTGGCTTCCATGTCTGTTGAGGAGAAACGGCTCGGATATGCTTCAGATGAGTTATGGAGATTCAG ACACCTTGTAGAAAGACTTGCCAGAGTCAATCCGACAGAGCTAAGCCACAACGAGAAGCTCGCCTTCTGGATCAACATATACAATGCCTTGATCATGCAT GCATACTTGGCTTATGGCGTACCGAAAACCGACTTAAAGTTCTTCTCACTGATGCAAAAG GCTGCTTATACAGTTGGTGGGCATTCATACAATGCAGCTACTATTGAATACATGACTCTACAGATGAACCCTCCTCTGCATCGACCTCAGATA GCTCTGCTTCTCTCCATTCTCAAGCTGAAAGTATCAGAAGAGCAGGAACAGGCAGGGATAAGTAAACATGAACCTCTAGTGTCTTTCGCTCTCAGCTGCGGAATGCACTCATCGCCAGCG GTGAGGATATACTCAGCGGAGAACGTAGGAGAGGAACTTGAAGACGCTCAGAAAGATTATATCCAGGCGTCAGTAGGAGTGAGCCCCAGGGGGAAGTTGATTGTACCCAAGATGCTTCACTGTTTCGGCAAGAACTTTGTCGACGACAGCAAGGTTGCTCTGTGGATCTCACGGCACTTGCCACCTCGCCAGGCCGCATTTGTTGAGCAGTGTATTCACCGGAGACAACGTTGGGGGTTTCTGGATTCATCTAGTAGCAAATGCGGTGTGATTCCTTTTGATTCACGGTTCCGGTATCTGTTTCTTCCCTAA
- the LOC108822206 gene encoding U-box domain-containing protein 35 gives MWLPKTDATTKGTRSGSVAIAIDNDKTSQNALKWTMENLTSRGQTLALIHVVPKSQSSSDIEEGITHKQQLEKQTKHLFVSFHCFCSRKEINCLDVVLEDVDKVKAIVEYVTVSAIENLVLGAPSRNSFMRRFKTDLPTSVSKAAPDFCNVYVIAKSKISSLRSSSRPAPYHPSVLSEFDNHETSENRHKTRETTTPAYSKARRSVDSDVPRSVFAKPPQGHMKVMGDFSDSESEFSFISASQQGSDISYISSGRPSVDRSSFTYDLPDSARTSRMSTSSEQSMGSNRLGIKFTDLGFLNNASSASEESGRTSCSYSSQSLGDVEAQMRRLRLELKQTMDMYSSACREALTARNEATELQRLRSEEERRMEELKMTEETAMSMVEKERAKARTATEAAEAARRLAEAEAKRRLNAEMKVLQENDSFPRHSIVRYRKYSVKEIEEGTANFAESRKVGEGGYGPVFRGHLDHTSVAVKVLRPDAAQGRSQFHKEVEVLSCIRHPNMVLLLGACPEYGILVYEYMAKGSLDDRLFRRGNTPAISWQLRFRIAAEIATGLLFLHQTKPEPIVHRDLKPGNVLLDHNYVSKISDVGLARLVPAVAENVTQYRATSAAGTFCYIDPEYQQTGMLGVKSDVYSLGIMLLQLLTAKQPMGLAYYVEQAIEEGKLKEMLDPAVPDWPLEEAMDLAKLSLQCAELRRRDRPDLGKEVMPVLNRLREMGEESLESVYYAGHGPMSHSSQVSYISEGRSAPYISNAGSSISNGGSSMSNPSV, from the exons ATGTGGCTACCGAAAACAGATGCGACAACCAAAGGAACAAGAAGTGGTTCAGTTGCTATTGCAATAGACAACGACAAAACTAGCCAAAATGCTCTCAAATGGACAATGGAGAATCTTACTTCTCGTGGTCAAACTCTTGCTCTTATTCATGTCGTTCCCaaatctcaatcttcttcag ATATTGAAGAAGGAATAACGCATAAGCAGCAGCTGGAGAAGCAAACAAAACATCTCTTTGTATCTTTCCACTGTTTTTGCAGCCGTAAAGAG ATTAATTGTCTGGACGTTGTGCTTGAAGATGTAGACAAAGTCAAAGCAATAGTCGAATACGTTACAGTTTCTGCTATTGAGAATTTAGTACTTGGTGCTCCATCAAGAAACAGCTTTATGAG AAGATTCAAAACGGATTTACCAACGAGTGTATCAAAAGCAGCTCCAGATTTCTGCAATGTCTACGTCATTGCCAAAAGCAAAATCTCTTCCTTACGAAGCTCCTCACGTCCTGCTCCTTACCATCCTTCAGTTCTCAGCGAATTTGACAATCACGAAACCTCTGAGAACAGACACAAAACACGTGAGA CTACCACGCCAGCATATTCTAAGGCACGAAGATCAGTCGATTCAGATGTTCCAAG ATCAGTGTTTGCGAAACCACCACAAGGACATATGAAAGTAATGGGGGACTTCTCAGATTCAGAGTCCGAGTTCTCATTCATAAGTGCTTCACAACAAGGATCTGACATTTCCTATATCAGCTCAGGGAGGCCGAGTGTAGATCGGTCCTCATTTACCTACGACTTACCAGACTCAGCAAGAACCTCAAGAATGTCAACAAGCTCAGAGCAGAGCATGGGTTCAAATAGATTAGGAATCAAGTTTACGGATTTGGGTTTTCTCAATAACGCTTCTTCGGCTTCTGAAGAGAGTGGCAGAACTTCTTGCTCCTACTCATCTCAAAGCTTG GGTGATGTTGAAGCTCAAATGAGGAGACTGCGTTTAGAGCTAAAACAAACCATGGATATGTATAGCTCGGCTTGCAGAGAAGCTTTAACCGCAAGGAACGAG GCAACAGAGCTGCAGAGGCTAAGGTcagaagaggagagaagaatGGAAGAACTAAAGATGACAGAGGAGACAGCAATGTCAATGGTGGAGAAGGAGAGAGCAAAGGCCAGAACAGCCACGGAAGCTGCTGAAGCTGCACGCAGGCTTGCGGAAGCAGAAGCAAAGAGAAGACTAAACGCAGAGATGAAGGTATTGCAAGAAAACGACTCTTTCCCACGACATAGCATCGTCCGATACAGAAAATACTCTGTTAAAGAAATCGAAGAAGGAACTGCAAACTTTGCAGAGTCAAGGAAAGTGGGAGAAGGTGGATATGGACCTGTGTTTAGAGGTCATCTTGATCACACAAGTGTTGCTGTTAAGGTCTTGCGTCCTGATGCTGCTCAGGGAAGATCACAGTTTCACAAAGAG GTTGAAGTACTAAGTTGCATAAGGCATCCAAACATGGTCCTTCTCTTAGGAGCTTGTCCAGAATACGGCATCCTCGTATACGAATACATGGCCAAAGGAAGCTTAGACGACCGCCTCTTCAGACGCGGAAACACTCCCGCCATATCATGGCAACTGCGTTTCAGAATCGCAGCCGAGATCGCTACGGGTCTCCTCTTCCTACACCAGACCAAACCAGAACCGATCGTCCACAGAGACTTGAAACCAGGAAACGTCCTCCTCGACCACAACTACGTCAGCAAGATCAGCGACGTGGGGCTCGCGAGACTCGTCCCGGCCGTAGCAGAGAACGTGACACAGTACAGAGCCACATCAGCTGCAGGAACGTTCTGTTACATCGACCCTGAGTATCAGCAAACAGGGATGCTGGGTGTGAAGTCGGATGTTTATTCGCTAGGGATCATGCTTTTGCAGCTTTTGACAGCGAAACAGCCAATGGGTTTGGCTTATTATGTGGAGCAAGCGATCGAAGAAGGGAAGCTTAAAGAAATGCTTGATCCTGCGGTACCGGATTGGCCACTAGAGGAGGCTATGGATCTTGCTAAGTTATCGTTACAATGTGCTGAGCTGAGAAGAAGAGATAGGCCTGATCTTGGTAAAGAAGTGATGCCTGTGCTTAATAGACTAAGAGAGATGGGTGAAGAGAGCCTTGAGAGTGTGTATTATGCTGGACATGGACCGATGTCACATTCTAGCCAAGTCTCTTATATATCG GAAGGTAGGAGTGCTCCTTATATATCGAATGCAGGATCCTCTATATCTAATGGAGGGTCTTCTATGTCAAACCCATCGGTTTGA